In a single window of the Rhinolophus ferrumequinum isolate MPI-CBG mRhiFer1 chromosome 21, mRhiFer1_v1.p, whole genome shotgun sequence genome:
- the YWHAE gene encoding 14-3-3 protein epsilon isoform X2, translating to MDDREDLVYQAKLAEQAERYDEMVESMKKVAGMDVELTVEERNLLSVAYKNVIGARRASWRIISSIEQKEENKGGEDKLKMIREYRQMVETELKLICCDILDVLDKHLIPAANTGESKVFYYKMKGDYHRYLAEFATGNDRKEAAENSLVAYKAASDIAMTELPPTHPIRLGLALNFSVFYYEILNSPDRACRLAKAAFDDAIAELDTLSEESYKDSTLIMQLLRDNLTLWTSDMQGDDS from the exons AAATGGTGGAATCAATGAAGAAAGTAGCAGGGATGGATGTGGAATTGACAGTTGAAGAAAGAAACCTCCTATCTGTTGCATATAAAAATGTGATTGGAGCTAGAAGAGCTTCCTGGAGAATAATCAGCAGCAttgaacagaaagaagaaaacaagggagGAGAAGACAAACTAAAAATGATTCGGGAATATCGGCAAATG GTTGAGACTGAATTAAAGTTAATCTGTTGTGACATTCTGGATGTACTGGACAAACACCTCATTCCAGCAGCTAACACTGGCGAGTCCAAGgttttctattataaaat gaaaggGGACTACCACAGGTATCTGGCTGAATTTGCCACAGGAAATGACAGGAAGGAGGCTGCCGAGAACAGCCTAGTGGCTTATAAAGCTGCTAGTGATATTGCAATGACAGAACTTCCACCCACGCATCCTATTCGCTTAGGTCTTGCTCTCAATTTCTCCGTATTCTACTATGAAATTCTTAATTCCCCTGACCGTGCCTGCAG GTTGGCAAAAGCAGCTTTTGATGATGCAATTGCAGAACTGGATACGCTGAGTGAAGAAAGCTATAAGGACTCTACACTTATCATGCAGTTGTTACGTGATAATCTGACACTATGGACTTCAGACATGCAGGGTGATG ATTCCTAA
- the YWHAE gene encoding 14-3-3 protein epsilon isoform X1, translating to MDDREDLVYQAKLAEQAERYDEMVESMKKVAGMDVELTVEERNLLSVAYKNVIGARRASWRIISSIEQKEENKGGEDKLKMIREYRQMVETELKLICCDILDVLDKHLIPAANTGESKVFYYKMKGDYHRYLAEFATGNDRKEAAENSLVAYKAASDIAMTELPPTHPIRLGLALNFSVFYYEILNSPDRACRLAKAAFDDAIAELDTLSEESYKDSTLIMQLLRDNLTLWTSDMQGDGEEQNKEALQDVEDENQ from the exons AAATGGTGGAATCAATGAAGAAAGTAGCAGGGATGGATGTGGAATTGACAGTTGAAGAAAGAAACCTCCTATCTGTTGCATATAAAAATGTGATTGGAGCTAGAAGAGCTTCCTGGAGAATAATCAGCAGCAttgaacagaaagaagaaaacaagggagGAGAAGACAAACTAAAAATGATTCGGGAATATCGGCAAATG GTTGAGACTGAATTAAAGTTAATCTGTTGTGACATTCTGGATGTACTGGACAAACACCTCATTCCAGCAGCTAACACTGGCGAGTCCAAGgttttctattataaaat gaaaggGGACTACCACAGGTATCTGGCTGAATTTGCCACAGGAAATGACAGGAAGGAGGCTGCCGAGAACAGCCTAGTGGCTTATAAAGCTGCTAGTGATATTGCAATGACAGAACTTCCACCCACGCATCCTATTCGCTTAGGTCTTGCTCTCAATTTCTCCGTATTCTACTATGAAATTCTTAATTCCCCTGACCGTGCCTGCAG GTTGGCAAAAGCAGCTTTTGATGATGCAATTGCAGAACTGGATACGCTGAGTGAAGAAAGCTATAAGGACTCTACACTTATCATGCAGTTGTTACGTGATAATCTGACACTATGGACTTCAGACATGCAGGGTGATG GTGAAGAGCAGAATAAAGAAGCGCTGCAGGATGTGGAAGATGAAAATCAGTGA